In Archangium lipolyticum, a single genomic region encodes these proteins:
- a CDS encoding VOC family protein translates to MATPQKITPFLWFNQEAEEAANLYISLFEDSKILSMSRYGDAGPGPKGSVMVVEFQLAGQRFSALNGGPAFSFTEAISLAVSCDSQAEIDKLWSTLTANGGKESQCGWLKDRFGLSWQIIPSRFTQMMQDKDPKRTQRVMQAMLTMKKFDIARLEEAYARE, encoded by the coding sequence ATGGCAACGCCCCAGAAGATCACGCCGTTCTTGTGGTTCAACCAGGAGGCGGAGGAGGCGGCGAACCTCTACATCTCGCTCTTCGAGGATTCGAAGATCCTGAGCATGTCTCGCTACGGTGACGCGGGACCGGGCCCCAAGGGGTCGGTCATGGTGGTCGAATTCCAGCTCGCGGGTCAGAGATTCAGTGCGTTGAATGGCGGCCCGGCCTTCAGTTTCACCGAGGCCATCTCCCTGGCGGTGAGCTGCGACTCGCAGGCGGAGATCGACAAGTTGTGGTCCACGCTGACCGCGAACGGGGGAAAGGAGAGCCAGTGCGGCTGGCTCAAGGACAGGTTCGGCCTCTCCTGGCAGATCATCCCGTCCAGGTTCACTCAGATGATGCAGGACAAGGACCCGAAGCGGACGCAGCGCGTGATGCAGGCCATGCTCACCATGAAGAAGTTCGACATCGCGCGCCTCGAGGAGGCGTACGCGCGGGAGTAG
- a CDS encoding TetR/AcrR family transcriptional regulator: MDPTDPQHQSKTKFLDAALQVIRTRGYTATRIEDVCAVAGLTKGSFFHHFKSKEELAIAAADHFSAMADRMFASGPYQRATDPRERLLGYVDFRIALLRGAPPDFTCLLGTMVQEAYDTHPAIRAACDKHLSSHAATLARDIAEARARYAPDAPWTPESLGLFMQTVIQGAFILAKAKQGPDVAAESLRHLRRYLETQLTPRRKGA; the protein is encoded by the coding sequence ATGGACCCCACGGATCCCCAACACCAGTCCAAGACGAAGTTCCTCGACGCGGCCCTGCAGGTCATCCGGACCCGGGGCTACACGGCGACCCGTATCGAGGACGTCTGCGCGGTCGCGGGCCTCACCAAGGGGAGCTTCTTCCACCACTTCAAGAGCAAGGAGGAGCTGGCGATCGCGGCGGCCGACCACTTCTCGGCGATGGCCGATCGCATGTTCGCCTCCGGGCCATATCAACGCGCGACGGATCCGCGCGAGCGGCTGCTCGGCTACGTCGACTTCCGCATCGCCCTCCTGCGGGGCGCGCCGCCGGACTTCACGTGCCTGCTCGGGACGATGGTCCAGGAAGCCTACGACACGCATCCGGCCATCCGTGCCGCCTGTGACAAGCACCTCAGCTCGCATGCCGCGACGCTGGCGCGGGACATCGCCGAAGCCAGGGCACGCTACGCGCCAGACGCGCCGTGGACCCCGGAGAGCCTCGGGTTGTTCATGCAGACGGTCATCCAGGGCGCGTTCATCCTCGCCAAGGCGAAGCAGGGCCCCGACGTCGCGGCCGAGTCCTTGCGCCACCTGCGCCGATATCTCGAAACGCAGCTCACACCCCGCCGCAAAGGAGCATGA